Proteins from a genomic interval of Pseudomonas versuta:
- a CDS encoding BCCT family transporter produces MFYTSTALILLLTAILIIAPEEAGRVLGVAQEWLSRSFGWYYMVVIAAYLIFVVGLAFSSYGKLKLGTKQDTPDFSYGAWAGMLFSSGIGISLLYFGASEPLDHYFNPPEGVSGSHEAARQALQLTFLHWGLHGWAIYALVGLAVAYFAYRHNQPLALRSALYPLMGERWVKGAAGHAVDGFGMFVTLLGLVTNLGIGSMQVSSGLENLFGMEHSNTNLLIVIIVMSTVATIAAVSGVENGIRRLSNLNIVLFSGLLIFVLLFGPTLHLLNGFVQNTGDYLNGIVMKTFDLYVYEGDTKKTEGWLGLWTLFYWAWWISWAPFVGMFIARISRGRTVRELVAGVLLIPLGFTLAWLSIFGNSALDLVVNHGAVELGKTALEQPSMAIYQLLEHYPASKIVIGVSIFVGFVLFLTPADSGAVMMANLSCKGGDVDEDAPHWLRIFWSVVITLVTIGLLFAGNFAAMQTMVVLAGLPFSVVLILFMFGLHKAMRQDTQMEQEQAELAARGRSGFFSERLTAQDLQPTQAVVQRFMDKHVSPALEEAAAQLRAQGFDVQTLLGKAKRCMGVRVEMEEGNPFVYEVSLDGYMAAPGESGQDEVRNRYYRAEVYLHNGSQEYDLMGFTPEQISRDVLDQFESHRQLLGRVYS; encoded by the coding sequence GTGTTTTACACCTCCACTGCCTTGATATTGTTGCTGACTGCCATTTTGATCATCGCCCCCGAAGAAGCAGGCCGCGTACTGGGTGTTGCCCAGGAATGGCTGTCGCGCAGCTTCGGCTGGTACTACATGGTGGTGATTGCCGCTTACCTGATTTTCGTCGTGGGCCTGGCGTTTTCGTCCTACGGAAAACTGAAACTGGGTACCAAGCAAGACACCCCCGACTTCAGCTACGGCGCCTGGGCCGGGATGCTGTTCTCGTCCGGTATCGGTATCTCGCTGTTGTACTTCGGTGCATCCGAGCCGCTGGACCACTACTTCAACCCGCCTGAAGGCGTCTCGGGCAGTCATGAAGCCGCGCGACAGGCGCTGCAACTGACCTTCCTGCACTGGGGCCTGCATGGCTGGGCGATCTACGCACTGGTCGGTCTGGCCGTGGCTTACTTTGCCTACCGCCACAACCAGCCGCTGGCCCTGCGTTCGGCGTTGTACCCGTTGATGGGCGAGCGTTGGGTAAAAGGCGCTGCGGGCCATGCGGTAGACGGCTTCGGCATGTTCGTGACGTTGCTCGGCCTGGTGACCAACCTGGGCATTGGCTCGATGCAAGTGTCGTCGGGGCTTGAGAACCTGTTCGGCATGGAACACAGCAATACCAACTTGCTGATTGTGATCATCGTGATGAGCACCGTGGCCACCATCGCGGCGGTTTCTGGCGTTGAAAACGGTATTCGCCGTCTGTCGAACCTGAACATCGTGCTGTTCAGTGGCTTGCTGATTTTCGTGCTGTTGTTCGGCCCGACCCTGCACCTGCTCAACGGCTTTGTGCAAAACACCGGCGACTACCTGAACGGTATCGTCATGAAAACCTTCGACCTGTACGTCTATGAAGGCGACACCAAAAAGACCGAAGGCTGGTTGGGTCTGTGGACCCTGTTCTACTGGGCGTGGTGGATTTCCTGGGCCCCGTTCGTCGGCATGTTCATCGCGCGTATTTCCCGCGGGCGGACCGTGCGTGAACTGGTAGCAGGTGTATTGCTGATTCCGCTGGGCTTCACCCTGGCCTGGTTGTCGATCTTCGGTAACTCGGCACTGGACCTGGTGGTTAACCACGGCGCGGTGGAGTTGGGCAAAACGGCGCTCGAACAGCCGTCGATGGCGATTTACCAACTGCTTGAGCACTACCCGGCATCGAAAATCGTGATCGGCGTGTCGATCTTTGTCGGCTTTGTACTGTTCCTGACCCCGGCGGATTCCGGGGCGGTAATGATGGCCAACCTGTCCTGCAAAGGCGGCGATGTCGATGAAGACGCACCGCACTGGCTGCGCATCTTCTGGTCGGTGGTGATCACCCTGGTGACCATCGGCCTGTTGTTCGCCGGTAACTTTGCCGCCATGCAAACCATGGTCGTACTGGCCGGCCTGCCGTTCTCGGTGGTGCTGATCCTGTTTATGTTCGGCCTGCACAAAGCGATGCGCCAGGACACCCAGATGGAACAGGAACAGGCCGAACTGGCAGCCCGCGGTCGCAGCGGCTTTTTCAGCGAGCGCCTGACGGCCCAGGACCTGCAGCCAACCCAGGCGGTGGTGCAGCGCTTCATGGACAAACACGTGTCCCCGGCGCTGGAAGAAGCCGCTGCGCAACTGCGTGCTCAAGGGTTCGATGTACAGACCTTGCTGGGTAAAGCCAAGCGTTGCATGGGCGTGCGGGTCGAGATGGAAGAAGGCAACCCGTTTGTCTACGAAGTCAGCCTGGACGGCTACATGGCGGCGCCGGGCGAGTCCGGCCAGGATGAAGTGCGCAATCGTTACTACCGGGCCGAGGTGTATTTGCACAACGGCAGCCAGGAGTACGACCTGATGGGCTTCACCCCTGAGCAAATCAGCCGTGACGTGCTCGACCAGTTTGAAAGCCATCGCCAGCTCCTTGGGCGGGTTTACAGCTAA
- the choV gene encoding choline ABC transporter ATP-binding protein gives MSIIRFDKVDVIFAKDPREALGLLDQGLSRDQILKKTGQIVGVESASLDIDKGEICVLMGLSGSGKSSLLRCINGLNTVSRGQLHVEHEGKQIDIASCTPAELKMMRTKRIAMVFQKFALMPWLTVRENISFGLEMQGRPEKERRTLVDEKLELVGLTQWRNKKPDELSGGMQQRVGLARALAMDADILLMDEPFSALDPLIRQGLQDELLELQRKLSKTIVFVSHDLDEALKLGSRIAIMKDGKIIQYSKPEEIVLNPADDYVRTFVAHTNPLNVLCGRSLMRTLDNCKRINGSVCIDPGDDSWIDLAEGNTIKGVRQGASSVDLQHWSHGQAVEGLGRGPTLVDSGIGMRDALQIRYQTGNKLVLHDNQKVVGILGDTELYHALLGKNLG, from the coding sequence ATGAGCATTATTCGCTTCGACAAAGTCGACGTTATCTTTGCCAAAGATCCACGCGAAGCCCTGGGCCTGCTGGACCAGGGCCTGTCACGGGATCAGATCCTGAAAAAAACCGGGCAGATTGTCGGCGTCGAAAGCGCCAGCCTGGACATCGACAAAGGCGAAATCTGCGTGTTGATGGGGTTGTCCGGCTCGGGTAAATCCAGCTTGCTGCGCTGTATCAACGGGCTCAACACCGTGAGCCGCGGCCAGTTGCATGTGGAGCATGAAGGCAAGCAAATCGATATTGCTTCCTGCACCCCGGCCGAACTGAAAATGATGCGCACCAAGCGCATCGCCATGGTGTTTCAAAAGTTCGCCCTGATGCCCTGGTTAACCGTGCGCGAGAACATCAGTTTTGGTCTGGAGATGCAGGGCCGGCCCGAAAAGGAACGACGCACCCTGGTGGACGAAAAGCTGGAGCTGGTGGGCCTGACCCAGTGGCGCAACAAAAAGCCGGATGAACTGAGCGGCGGCATGCAGCAGCGGGTCGGCCTGGCCCGGGCGCTGGCAATGGACGCCGATATTTTGCTGATGGATGAACCGTTTTCGGCACTGGACCCGCTGATCCGCCAGGGCTTGCAGGACGAATTGCTGGAGCTGCAACGCAAACTCAGCAAGACCATTGTGTTTGTGAGTCACGATCTGGACGAGGCGCTGAAACTGGGTAGCCGCATCGCGATCATGAAAGACGGCAAGATCATTCAGTACAGCAAGCCCGAAGAAATCGTGCTCAACCCGGCAGACGACTATGTGCGCACCTTCGTCGCCCATACCAACCCCCTGAACGTACTGTGCGGGCGCAGCCTGATGCGCACGCTGGACAACTGCAAACGCATCAACGGCTCGGTGTGCATAGACCCGGGGGACGACTCGTGGATTGATCTGGCAGAAGGCAACACCATCAAGGGTGTGCGCCAGGGCGCCAGCAGCGTGGACTTGCAGCACTGGAGCCATGGGCAGGCCGTCGAAGGACTGGGACGCGGGCCGACCCTGGTGGATTCCGGAATCGGCATGCGCGACGCGCTGCAAATCCGTTATCAGACCGGCAACAAACTGGTGCTGCACGACAATCAGAAAGTGGTGGGGATACTCGGCGATACCGAGCTGTACCACGCGCTGCTGGGCAAAAACCTGGGCTAA
- the choW gene encoding choline ABC transporter permease subunit: MLIDHKIPLGEYIASFVDWLTKHGASTFDAIALTLETMIHGVTFALTWFNPFVFIGLIALLAHFIQRKWGLTVFVALSFLLILNLGYWQETMETLAQVLFATFVCVIIGVPLGILAAHKPMFYTFMRPVLDLMQTVPTFVYLIPTLTLFGLGVVPGLISTVVFAIAAPIRLTYLGIRDVPHELLDAGKAFGCSRRQLLTRIELPHAMPSIAAGITQCIMLSLSMVVIAALVGADGLGKPVVNALNTADIALGFEAGLAIVLLAIMLDRICKQPEAKKGADA, translated from the coding sequence ATGCTGATTGATCACAAAATCCCTCTGGGCGAGTACATCGCCAGCTTCGTCGACTGGCTGACCAAACACGGTGCCAGCACCTTCGACGCCATTGCGCTGACGCTGGAAACCATGATCCACGGCGTGACGTTCGCCCTGACCTGGTTCAACCCCTTTGTGTTTATCGGACTGATTGCACTGCTCGCGCACTTTATTCAACGCAAGTGGGGGCTGACGGTGTTCGTGGCGCTGTCGTTTCTGCTGATCCTCAATCTGGGGTACTGGCAAGAAACCATGGAAACCCTGGCGCAGGTGCTGTTCGCCACCTTTGTCTGCGTGATCATCGGGGTGCCGCTGGGCATTCTGGCGGCGCACAAACCCATGTTCTACACCTTCATGCGCCCGGTACTGGACCTGATGCAGACCGTACCGACCTTCGTTTATCTGATCCCTACCCTGACCCTGTTCGGCCTGGGTGTAGTGCCGGGGCTGATCTCTACCGTGGTCTTTGCGATTGCCGCGCCGATTCGCCTGACGTACTTGGGCATTCGCGATGTACCCCATGAACTGCTCGATGCCGGCAAGGCCTTTGGCTGTTCGCGCCGCCAACTGCTCACGCGGATCGAGCTGCCCCATGCCATGCCCAGCATCGCGGCCGGGATTACCCAATGCATCATGTTGTCGCTGTCGATGGTGGTGATTGCCGCGCTGGTCGGTGCCGATGGCCTGGGCAAACCGGTGGTCAACGCACTGAACACCGCAGACATCGCCCTGGGCTTTGAAGCCGGACTGGCGATTGTTTTGCTGGCGATCATGCTCGACCGGATCTGCAAGCAGCCGGAAGCTAAAAAAGGAGCCGACGCATGA
- a CDS encoding choline ABC transporter substrate-binding protein — MKHSPSLLLAALLSLPVIVQAAEPAQCSTVNFSDVGWTDITVTTAVTSEVLKALGYKTKTTMISVPVTYKSLADGKNMDVFLGNWMPTMENDIKAYRDAGTVETVRANLENAKYTLAVPQALYDKGLKDFSDLPKFKKELDGKIYGIEPGNDGNRMIQTMIDKNAFGLKDAGFKVVESSEAGMLSQVDRAQRRGTDVVFLGWEPHPMNTRFKMKYLTGGDDFFGPNYGQATIYTNTRKGYTEECPNVGQLLKNLVFTLDMESTLMGKVLDDKIKPDVAAKAWLKQNPQVLDTWLTGVTTIDGKPGLEAVKASLAK; from the coding sequence ATGAAACATTCCCCGTCGCTGTTGCTGGCTGCACTGTTGAGTCTGCCCGTGATCGTCCAGGCTGCAGAGCCGGCGCAATGCAGCACCGTTAACTTCTCGGATGTCGGCTGGACCGACATCACCGTCACCACCGCCGTCACCAGCGAGGTGCTCAAGGCCCTCGGCTACAAGACCAAAACCACCATGATTTCAGTGCCCGTCACCTACAAGTCGCTGGCCGATGGCAAGAACATGGACGTGTTTCTGGGCAACTGGATGCCGACCATGGAAAACGACATCAAGGCTTACCGCGATGCCGGAACCGTCGAGACCGTGCGGGCCAATCTGGAGAATGCCAAATACACCCTCGCCGTCCCCCAGGCGCTGTATGACAAGGGCCTCAAAGACTTCTCCGACCTGCCTAAATTCAAGAAGGAACTGGACGGCAAAATCTACGGCATCGAACCGGGCAACGATGGCAACCGCATGATCCAGACCATGATCGACAAGAACGCCTTCGGCCTTAAGGACGCGGGCTTCAAGGTTGTGGAGTCGAGCGAAGCCGGGATGCTGTCACAAGTCGATCGCGCCCAGCGCCGTGGCACCGACGTGGTGTTTCTGGGTTGGGAACCGCACCCGATGAACACCCGTTTCAAGATGAAGTACCTCACCGGTGGCGATGATTTTTTTGGCCCCAATTATGGTCAGGCGACTATCTACACCAACACCCGCAAGGGCTACACCGAGGAGTGCCCGAACGTCGGCCAGTTGCTGAAGAACCTGGTGTTCACCCTGGACATGGAAAGCACCCTGATGGGCAAAGTGCTTGATGACAAGATCAAACCGGACGTGGCGGCCAAAGCCTGGCTCAAACAGAACCCGCAGGTGCTCGACACCTGGCTGACGGGGGTGACCACGATTGATGGCAAGCCGGGCCTTGAGGCCGTAAAGGCCAGCCTAGCGAAGTAA
- a CDS encoding L-serine ammonia-lyase, with the protein MAISVFDLFKIGIGPSSSHTVGPMRAAALFVQGLRERDQLQQVRRIEVQLYGSLSATGIGHGSDNAVLMGLMGEWPDAIDPAQIGPRIAQLRESRTLLLDGYLPIPFEWAQDMRLIDENLPFHPNAMTLIAATEHGELFRDSYYSVGGGFVVDAAQAASGLLDMDRTLLPYDFSSAAELLELCATHHLSVATLMMANERTWRSEDEIRCGLIKLWRAMQDCVEQGLKHEGILPGGLHVRRRAARLHRSLQELGKPNVIGSTLSAMEWVNLFALAVNEENAAGGRMVTAPTNGAAGIIPAVLHYFMKFSDEVSEAHVVDYLLSAAAIGILCKKNASISGAEVGCQGEVGSACAMAAAGLAQILGATPEQLCNAAEIGLEHNLGLTCDPVGGLVQVPCIERNAIAAVKAINAAQMALRGDGQHFISLDRVIRTMRDTGADMHDKYKETSRGGLAVSAVEC; encoded by the coding sequence ATGGCTATCAGCGTGTTTGACCTGTTCAAGATCGGCATTGGCCCCTCCAGCTCCCACACGGTCGGGCCCATGCGGGCCGCGGCGCTGTTTGTGCAGGGTTTGCGCGAACGCGACCAGCTACAACAGGTACGCCGTATTGAAGTGCAGCTTTATGGCTCGCTGTCCGCCACGGGCATCGGCCATGGCAGCGACAATGCCGTGCTCATGGGCTTGATGGGTGAATGGCCGGACGCCATCGACCCGGCACAGATTGGCCCGCGCATCGCGCAACTGCGTGAAAGTCGGACACTGCTGCTGGACGGGTATTTGCCCATCCCGTTCGAGTGGGCTCAAGACATGCGCCTGATCGACGAAAACCTGCCATTTCATCCCAATGCCATGACCCTGATAGCCGCCACCGAGCATGGCGAACTGTTCCGCGACAGCTATTACTCGGTGGGCGGCGGCTTTGTGGTGGACGCAGCACAAGCGGCCAGCGGCCTACTGGACATGGACCGGACCCTGTTGCCGTATGACTTTTCCAGCGCCGCCGAGCTGCTCGAACTGTGCGCCACACATCACCTGAGCGTGGCCACCCTGATGATGGCCAATGAACGTACTTGGCGCAGTGAGGATGAAATCCGCTGTGGCCTGATCAAGCTCTGGCGGGCCATGCAGGATTGCGTGGAGCAAGGTCTGAAACACGAGGGCATCCTGCCCGGCGGTTTGCATGTCCGTCGCCGCGCTGCCCGCTTGCACCGTAGCTTGCAGGAGCTGGGTAAACCCAACGTCATTGGCTCGACGCTCAGTGCCATGGAGTGGGTCAACCTGTTTGCACTGGCGGTCAACGAAGAAAACGCTGCTGGCGGGCGCATGGTCACGGCCCCCACCAACGGCGCGGCGGGCATCATCCCCGCGGTGCTGCATTACTTCATGAAGTTCAGCGACGAAGTCAGTGAAGCCCATGTGGTTGACTATTTATTAAGCGCGGCGGCGATCGGCATTCTGTGCAAAAAGAACGCCTCGATTTCCGGGGCCGAAGTGGGGTGCCAGGGCGAGGTCGGTTCGGCCTGTGCCATGGCCGCCGCCGGGCTGGCGCAAATCCTCGGCGCTACGCCGGAGCAGTTGTGCAACGCCGCCGAGATTGGTCTGGAACACAACCTGGGCCTGACCTGCGACCCGGTGGGCGGGCTGGTGCAAGTGCCGTGTATCGAGCGCAACGCCATAGCTGCGGTCAAAGCCATCAACGCGGCACAAATGGCCTTGCGCGGTGATGGCCAGCACTTTATTTCGCTGGACCGGGTGATCCGCACCATGCGCGACACGGGCGCCGACATGCATGACAAATACAAAGAAACCTCACGGGGCGGTCTGGCCGTCAGCGCAGTGGAGTGCTGA
- a CDS encoding GlxA family transcriptional regulator: protein MTSFNSGVQPQNRTPQSIGFLLLDNFTLISLASAIEPLRMANQLSGRELYRWSTLTADGSQVWASDGLQVTPDASMYKAPALDMVIVCGGIGIQRTVTREHVSWLQSQARQSRRLGAVCTGSWALAYAGLLDGFDCSVHWECLASMQEAFPRVAMSTRLFTLDRSRFTSSGGTAPLDMMLHLISRDHGRELSAAISEMFVYERIRNEQDHQRVPLKHMLGTNQPKLQEIVALMEANLEEPIDLDELAVYVTVSRRQLERLFQKYLHCSPSRYYLKLRLVRARQLLKQTPMSIIEVAAVCGFVSTPHFSKCYREYFGIPPRDERVGSNTAQQTTLVPIPQSLLMTPLAGPMSALNQARHESTFASVRL from the coding sequence ATGACGTCGTTCAACTCCGGGGTTCAACCCCAGAACCGTACGCCTCAATCCATCGGCTTTCTGCTGCTGGACAATTTCACGCTCATTTCCCTGGCTTCCGCGATAGAACCCTTGCGCATGGCCAATCAGCTGTCCGGGCGCGAACTGTATCGCTGGAGCACCCTCACCGCAGATGGCAGTCAGGTATGGGCCAGCGACGGTCTGCAAGTAACCCCCGATGCAAGTATGTACAAGGCCCCGGCGCTGGACATGGTGATTGTTTGCGGCGGCATCGGTATTCAGCGCACGGTGACCCGCGAGCACGTTTCATGGCTGCAAAGCCAGGCGCGCCAGTCGCGCCGTCTGGGCGCGGTGTGCACCGGCAGCTGGGCCCTGGCCTATGCGGGTCTGCTCGACGGCTTTGATTGCAGCGTGCACTGGGAATGTCTGGCCTCCATGCAGGAGGCCTTTCCACGAGTCGCCATGAGCACTCGCCTGTTTACCCTGGACCGCAGCCGTTTCACCAGTTCGGGCGGCACCGCGCCGCTGGACATGATGCTGCACCTGATCAGTCGCGATCATGGCCGCGAACTGTCGGCGGCCATTTCCGAAATGTTTGTGTATGAACGCATTCGCAACGAACAGGACCATCAGCGGGTGCCGCTCAAGCACATGCTTGGCACCAACCAGCCCAAGCTGCAGGAAATCGTGGCGTTGATGGAAGCCAACCTCGAAGAGCCCATCGACCTCGATGAACTGGCGGTGTACGTCACAGTATCGCGACGTCAGCTGGAGCGTTTGTTTCAGAAGTATTTGCACTGCTCGCCATCGCGTTACTACCTCAAGCTGAGGCTGGTGCGGGCGCGCCAGTTACTCAAGCAGACACCGATGTCGATCATTGAAGTCGCGGCGGTATGCGGCTTTGTTTCTACTCCGCATTTCTCTAAGTGTTACCGCGAGTATTTCGGTATTCCGCCCCGCGACGAACGTGTGGGTTCCAATACTGCCCAGCAGACAACCCTGGTGCCGATTCCGCAGTCATTGCTGATGACACCGCTGGCTGGCCCCATGTCAGCCCTGAATCAGGCCCGTCACGAATCAACCTTTGCCAGCGTAAGGCTGTAG
- a CDS encoding thioesterase family protein, which produces MPILTTYSTPVLEEWVDYNGHLRDAFYLLIFSYATDALMDRLGLDSQNREAGGHSLFTLEVHLNYLHEVKLGAQVEVRTQLIGFDKKRLHLYHSLHLTGEVQTLAGNEQMLLHVDLSGPHSAPFSEHTLALLQAIETQQGDLPKPAYAGRVIGLPNTAKA; this is translated from the coding sequence ATGCCCATCCTCACGACCTACAGCACCCCCGTCCTTGAAGAGTGGGTCGATTACAACGGCCATTTGCGGGACGCGTTTTACCTGCTGATTTTCAGCTATGCCACCGATGCCCTGATGGACCGGCTGGGGCTCGACAGCCAGAACCGCGAGGCCGGCGGCCACTCGCTGTTCACCCTGGAAGTGCACTTGAACTATCTGCACGAAGTGAAGCTCGGCGCCCAGGTCGAAGTGCGTACCCAGCTCATCGGCTTTGATAAAAAGCGCCTGCATCTTTATCACAGCCTGCACCTGACCGGCGAAGTGCAAACCCTGGCCGGCAATGAGCAAATGCTGCTGCATGTCGACCTTTCAGGGCCGCACTCTGCGCCGTTCAGCGAACACACGCTGGCGTTGTTGCAAGCAATAGAAACCCAGCAGGGTGATCTGCCAAAGCCGGCCTATGCGGGCCGGGTGATCGGCCTGCCCAATACCGCGAAGGCATGA
- a CDS encoding L-carnitine dehydrogenase gives MTFITNIKTFAALGSGVIGSGWVARALAHGLDVVAWDPAPGAETALRKRVAKAWPALEKSGLAKGASQDRLRFVSTIEECVRDADFIQESAPERLDLKLELHSKISAAAKPDALIGSSTSGLLPSEFYETSTHPQRCIVGHPFNPVYLLPLVEVVGGQKTAPQAIAAAIEVYQSLGMRPLHVRKEVPGFIADRLLEALWREALHLVNDGVATTGEIDDAIRFGAGLRWSFMGTFLTYTLAGGDAGMRHFMNQFGPALKLPWTYLTAPPLSEKLIDDVVEGTTEQLGSHSIGALESYRDDCLLAVMEAVKATKLKHGIAIND, from the coding sequence ATGACCTTTATCACTAACATCAAAACCTTCGCGGCCCTGGGCAGCGGTGTCATTGGCAGCGGCTGGGTCGCCCGCGCACTGGCCCACGGCCTGGACGTGGTGGCCTGGGACCCTGCTCCCGGTGCCGAAACTGCCCTGCGCAAACGCGTGGCCAAGGCCTGGCCCGCGCTGGAAAAAAGCGGCCTCGCCAAAGGCGCGTCCCAGGACCGCCTGCGCTTTGTCAGCACCATCGAAGAATGTGTACGCGACGCCGATTTCATCCAGGAAAGCGCACCCGAGCGGCTTGATCTCAAACTCGAGCTGCACAGCAAAATCAGCGCCGCCGCCAAACCCGATGCATTGATCGGCTCCAGCACTTCGGGGCTGCTGCCCAGCGAGTTCTACGAGACCTCCACCCATCCTCAACGCTGCATCGTCGGCCACCCGTTCAACCCGGTGTACTTGCTGCCGCTGGTGGAAGTGGTGGGCGGACAAAAAACCGCGCCCCAAGCCATTGCGGCAGCGATCGAGGTCTATCAATCCCTGGGCATGCGGCCCTTGCATGTGCGCAAGGAAGTGCCGGGCTTTATCGCCGATCGCTTGCTCGAAGCCCTGTGGCGCGAGGCGCTGCACCTGGTCAATGACGGGGTGGCAACCACCGGTGAAATCGACGATGCAATCCGCTTTGGCGCCGGTTTGCGCTGGTCGTTCATGGGCACGTTCCTCACCTATACCCTGGCCGGTGGCGATGCGGGCATGCGCCACTTCATGAACCAGTTCGGCCCGGCCCTGAAACTGCCGTGGACCTACCTGACTGCTCCGCCACTCAGCGAAAAACTGATCGACGACGTGGTTGAGGGCACCACAGAACAACTGGGCAGCCACAGCATTGGCGCGCTGGAAAGCTATCGTGATGACTGCCTGCTGGCGGTGATGGAAGCGGTGAAGGCGACCAAACTCAAACATGGCATTGCCATCAACGATTGA
- a CDS encoding 3-keto-5-aminohexanoate cleavage protein — protein sequence MNHDVIITCALTGAGDTSGRSHLVPITPKQIADAAVEAARAGATVVHCHVRDPKTGQFSRDVALYRELMERIREADIDIIVNLTAGMGGDLHIGPGENPMEFGPNTDLVGPLTRLAHVEALLPEICTLDCGTLNFGDGDTIYVSTPAQLRAGAKRIQELGVKAELEIFDTGHLWFAKQMIKEGLLDDPLFQLCLGIPWGAPADTTSMKAMVDNLPANAVWAGFGIGRMQMPMAAQAVLLGGNVRVGLEDNLWLDRGVLATNGQLVERATEILSRLGARVLTPAEGRVKMGLSQRH from the coding sequence ATGAACCACGACGTCATCATCACTTGCGCACTCACCGGTGCCGGCGACACCAGCGGCCGCAGCCACCTGGTACCTATTACGCCCAAGCAAATTGCCGACGCCGCCGTGGAAGCGGCCAGGGCCGGAGCCACGGTGGTCCATTGCCATGTTCGCGACCCAAAAACCGGTCAGTTCAGCCGCGATGTGGCGCTGTACCGCGAATTGATGGAGCGCATCCGCGAGGCCGACATCGACATCATCGTCAACCTCACTGCCGGCATGGGCGGCGACTTGCACATAGGCCCCGGCGAAAACCCTATGGAGTTCGGCCCCAATACCGACCTGGTCGGGCCGCTGACCCGTCTGGCTCACGTCGAAGCGTTGTTGCCGGAAATTTGCACCCTGGATTGCGGCACCCTGAACTTCGGTGACGGCGACACGATTTATGTGTCGACCCCGGCCCAGCTGCGGGCGGGCGCCAAGCGCATTCAGGAGCTGGGGGTTAAAGCCGAGCTGGAAATTTTCGACACCGGCCATCTGTGGTTCGCCAAACAAATGATCAAGGAAGGCCTGCTCGACGACCCGCTGTTCCAGCTGTGCCTGGGCATCCCGTGGGGCGCGCCGGCAGACACCACCAGCATGAAAGCCATGGTCGACAACCTGCCCGCCAATGCGGTGTGGGCCGGGTTCGGCATTGGTCGCATGCAAATGCCGATGGCGGCCCAGGCGGTCTTGCTCGGCGGCAACGTCCGGGTCGGGCTGGAGGACAACCTGTGGCTGGATCGCGGGGTACTGGCGACCAACGGGCAGTTGGTAGAACGCGCCACAGAAATCCTAAGCCGCCTTGGCGCCCGGGTTCTGACCCCGGCTGAGGGCCGGGTCAAGATGGGCTTGAGCCAGCGCCACTAA
- the choX gene encoding choline ABC transporter substrate-binding protein, which yields MKRLISCCLLVLSPYVLAGEDPSCKNVRMGVVNWTDVIATSAMAQTLLDGLGYKTRQTSASQQIIFAGMRDNRLDMFLGYWNPIMNQSITPFVDAKQVKVLARPSLDDAKAMLAVPTYMSDKGLKSFADIARFEKELGGKIYGIEPGSGANTQIKAMIDQNRFGLGKFQLVESSEAGMLSAVTRAVNRNEPIVFFGWTPHPMNINQNMTYLTGSEDALGPNEGLATVWTVTTPDYASRCPNVSRLLSNLTFSADDESRMMQPLLDHKDARVSARQWLKDHPQDQQRWLEGVTTVDGKPAAGNLKLSAK from the coding sequence ATGAAACGACTGATCAGCTGTTGCTTGTTAGTACTCAGCCCCTACGTATTGGCTGGCGAGGATCCATCGTGCAAGAACGTGCGCATGGGCGTGGTCAACTGGACCGATGTGATCGCCACCAGCGCCATGGCGCAAACCCTGCTCGACGGTCTCGGCTATAAAACCAGACAGACCAGCGCTTCCCAGCAAATCATCTTCGCCGGGATGCGTGATAACCGGCTGGACATGTTTCTGGGCTACTGGAACCCGATCATGAACCAGAGCATCACCCCCTTTGTCGATGCCAAACAGGTGAAGGTGCTGGCCAGGCCCAGCCTTGACGATGCCAAGGCGATGCTCGCCGTGCCGACCTATATGAGTGACAAAGGGCTTAAAAGCTTTGCTGACATCGCCAGATTCGAGAAAGAACTGGGCGGCAAAATCTACGGGATTGAACCGGGTTCCGGTGCCAATACCCAGATCAAGGCGATGATCGATCAGAACCGCTTTGGCCTGGGCAAGTTCCAGCTGGTGGAATCCAGCGAGGCCGGAATGCTCTCGGCCGTGACCCGCGCGGTCAACCGCAACGAGCCGATCGTGTTCTTTGGCTGGACCCCGCACCCGATGAACATTAACCAGAACATGACCTACCTGACCGGCAGCGAAGATGCGCTGGGCCCGAATGAAGGCCTGGCCACGGTATGGACCGTCACCACGCCGGACTACGCCAGCCGTTGCCCGAACGTCAGCCGCTTGCTGAGCAACCTGACCTTCAGCGCCGATGACGAGAGCCGCATGATGCAGCCGTTGCTGGACCACAAGGACGCCCGGGTATCGGCCCGGCAGTGGCTCAAGGATCACCCGCAAGACCAACAGCGCTGGCTCGAAGGCGTCACCACAGTGGATGGCAAACCCGCTGCCGGGAACCTGAAACTCAGCGCTAAATAA